One Loxodonta africana isolate mLoxAfr1 chromosome 15, mLoxAfr1.hap2, whole genome shotgun sequence genomic window carries:
- the RPL31 gene encoding large ribosomal subunit protein eL31, whose translation MAPAKKGGEKKKGRSAINEVVTREYTINIHKRIHGVGFKKRAPRALKEIRKFAMKEMGTPDVRIDTRLNKAVWAKGIRNVPYRIRVRLSRKRNEDEDSPNKLYTLVTYVPVTTFKNLQTVNVDEN comes from the exons ATGGCTCCCGCCAAGAAGGGTGGCGAGAAGAAGAAGGGTCGTTCTGCCATCAACGAAGTGGTGACCAGGGAGTACACCATCAACATTCACAAACGCATCCATGGCGT GGGTTTCAAGAAGCGTGCCCCTCGGGCACTCAAGGAGATCCGGAAATTTGCCATGAAGGAGATGGGAACCCCAGATGTGCGCATTGACACCAGGCTCAACAAAGCTGTCTGGGCCAAAGGCATAAG GAACGTCCCATACCGAATCCGTGTACGGTTGTCCAGAAAACGTAACGAGGATGAAGACTCACCAAACAAGCTCTATACGTTGGTTACATATGTACCTGTCACCACTTTCAAAA ACCTACAGACAGTCAATGTGGATGAAAACTAA